A genomic window from Planctomycetaceae bacterium includes:
- the rpsM gene encoding 30S ribosomal protein S13 — MPRIVGVDIPNNKAILIALTYIHGVGRFTAAKIVNELGIKPDLPANKLTEDEVSKIALILDRDYAVEGQLRRQVSQDIARLKDIGCYRGLRHRKGLPVRGQQTQSNARTRKGKRKTVAGKKGVKEIRS, encoded by the coding sequence ATGCCGCGTATAGTAGGTGTTGATATACCGAATAATAAAGCGATTTTAATCGCGCTGACCTATATTCATGGTGTCGGGAGATTTACGGCTGCAAAAATTGTGAATGAGCTTGGTATTAAACCAGATTTGCCGGCTAACAAACTGACTGAAGACGAAGTCAGCAAGATAGCCCTAATCCTTGACCGTGATTATGCAGTAGAAGGACAACTAAGACGACAGGTATCCCAGGATATCGCAAGACTAAAAGATATCGGCTGCTATCGCGGTCTGCGACATCGTAAGGGACTGCCCGTCAGAGGTCAGCAAACACAGAGTAACGCCCGAACACGTAAAGGTAAACGTAAGACCGTTGCGGGCAAAAAAGGCGTAAAAGAAATACGTTCATAA
- the rpmJ gene encoding 50S ribosomal protein L36 yields the protein MKVRTSVKRICENCKIIRRKGVVRVICSANPRHKQRQG from the coding sequence ATGAAAGTACGAACATCAGTAAAAAGAATTTGCGAAAATTGCAAAATCATACGTCGCAAGGGTGTAGTACGAGTGATTTGCTCGGCTAACCCTCGCCACAAACAGAGACAAGGCTAA
- the rplQ gene encoding 50S ribosomal protein L17, whose translation MAGGQLNRTSAHRVALRRNLAASLFEHETISTTMPKAKHVKSFVEKLITLAKKGDLAARRRAIALLGNRNIVEEVDGEVKKKGTVIGKLFSEIGPRYLDRAGGYTRIIKLAKTRLGDNSPLVLLQLVGQESKPEAAGKSGKKKASKKKTSKSEKTEE comes from the coding sequence ATAGCAGGTGGACAACTTAATAGAACAAGCGCACACAGAGTTGCATTGCGGAGAAATCTGGCAGCTTCACTGTTTGAGCATGAAACAATAAGCACAACAATGCCGAAAGCAAAACACGTAAAGAGTTTTGTGGAAAAACTCATTACGCTTGCCAAAAAGGGCGACCTTGCGGCCAGAAGACGCGCGATAGCATTGCTGGGCAACCGCAATATCGTTGAAGAAGTTGACGGCGAAGTAAAGAAAAAAGGCACCGTGATTGGCAAACTTTTCAGCGAAATCGGCCCAAGATATCTTGACAGAGCCGGTGGATATACAAGAATTATTAAATTAGCAAAGACACGCCTTGGCGATAATAGCCCTCTGGTGCTGCTACAACTGGTTGGTCAGGAAAGTAAACCTGAAGCAGCGGGAAAAAGCGGCAAGAAAAAGGCATCAAAGAAAAAAACTTCTAAATCTGAAAAGACAGAAGAGTAA
- a CDS encoding tetratricopeptide repeat protein, translating into MDIPIISPYQTPMVFISSQIGVFSQERKELARLIKAELKFNTFLFESMSRPHPARDVYLAGIEQSQIFIGIYGNEYGWVDEENGMEISGIHDELLVAKSINKRRFAFILNSEKRDSRLTELIKNEVYDETATLFDNAEELYKKVITSLNTFAFECIFAGSESYEKIPDYASDLIERYNSKYIIETLFYRNELSSTIENNNKVYLYGEQGCGKTVALLLTAKKQNAIYISLRNRSLSNVLGYITNKILNILGHSSYKHTSIEDTSRKYEQLLRVNQVLLMIDDVDQNPEVAKYLFGLEIGKSKVIFSGRKCISDFDAVSVKCTGFTTEESKEYISNIVTHPNKIFQNEAIEKSRGNPQYLAYYCNNSNQKPADSLESYHEQIYAQLSPQSQEILAVLSISETILNIDKIAIILSKYRKQTITPIALSNELKNIDFLIAYKKDMVSILHPAFSEYVSQKLTSSGVSSGIHIAISEIYNELYEVHLKIYHVVCAGDGEKVYSDLPNAELNAYLSGFIRIARKLFTEDILISRRKEELFRLGYALYNAALLKRDQFGELAGLNTLLLAEKIFAKAKRNDWVKILNSIKATFLVNLGRGREAIDMLQKLATHFHDKGLIHEEAVIHTNLSYAYQKLGLIDKVESECLKAKELHETIGDDIGVAACLQNINIVYMATNKYDKILKNCREIQRFAKKIDSPRLEAGAQNGLTAYYRRKKLYDKAEEAARKSISLAKELNVLDLVAINYGNLGNVFRDQGKISDAKDCHEKVLDIGIKIKSKSHVAHAKGRLAEVCGDEDDGGSAIRYGYESIQIWKEIDNAYELASESCKQAERILKFAGFDWKKSIALYQDSIKYYLSAGLKKDAFNSYGELIDICKKHFDRFLTIEKVNEALLLFSMPEFSAFVNSILEELLKWDDKFQKWLDVNFVLQNSLKCISEKLSKSDLFGLVRNLTAILKLFGSSIENNYLILIEHLISIYKKEKYDHCITAIAIAIEQIPISIGEKHLTCIFEKLNEIDIAISFRHGKWLDDQWLVCFDVQNAPIVDIRSGNTINERIAAALVAILTLRLKKNLEELISIHGWKRLGLIFQTLDENECRKHDTPMPNFEKDFPIVISGFVKDEYRDGKFTPILVGSNYIASSDHKKYPDNRNIICLILQLINEIVAHFTRDSYSEKKLKKFRRASILEVFDVSYEPKKITK; encoded by the coding sequence GTGGATATCCCAATAATATCACCTTATCAAACACCTATGGTTTTTATCAGTAGCCAAATAGGTGTTTTTTCGCAAGAAAGAAAAGAATTAGCTAGGCTAATTAAAGCTGAATTAAAGTTTAATACATTTTTATTTGAAAGTATGTCAAGGCCTCATCCAGCAAGAGATGTATATTTAGCTGGGATTGAGCAGTCACAAATATTCATAGGAATTTATGGCAATGAATATGGCTGGGTTGATGAAGAAAACGGTATGGAAATTTCTGGCATACATGACGAATTACTTGTAGCCAAAAGCATTAACAAACGACGTTTTGCATTTATTCTAAATTCAGAAAAAAGGGATAGTCGTTTAACCGAATTAATAAAAAACGAAGTTTATGATGAAACTGCAACATTATTTGATAATGCAGAAGAACTTTATAAAAAAGTCATAACATCTCTTAACACTTTTGCATTTGAGTGTATTTTCGCTGGTTCAGAAAGCTATGAAAAAATACCTGATTATGCTAGTGATTTAATAGAAAGATATAACTCAAAGTATATAATTGAAACATTATTCTATCGTAATGAACTAAGTTCTACGATAGAAAATAATAATAAAGTATATCTTTATGGGGAGCAAGGTTGTGGCAAAACGGTTGCCTTGTTGTTGACCGCAAAAAAACAAAATGCTATTTATATCTCACTTCGTAATCGGTCATTATCAAACGTATTAGGGTATATCACAAATAAGATATTAAACATATTAGGGCACAGTAGTTATAAACATACATCTATCGAGGATACGTCAAGAAAATATGAACAACTCTTAAGAGTTAATCAAGTATTATTGATGATAGATGATGTTGATCAAAACCCTGAAGTGGCAAAATATTTGTTTGGTTTGGAAATAGGAAAATCGAAAGTTATTTTCTCTGGTCGTAAATGTATTTCTGATTTTGATGCAGTTTCTGTTAAGTGCACTGGGTTTACGACCGAGGAATCCAAAGAGTATATCTCAAATATTGTTACACATCCCAATAAAATATTTCAGAATGAAGCTATTGAAAAATCAAGGGGTAATCCACAATATCTAGCATATTATTGCAATAATTCTAATCAAAAACCAGCAGACTCTTTAGAATCATATCATGAACAGATTTATGCTCAATTATCCCCACAGTCACAAGAAATTCTAGCTGTTTTGTCAATTTCTGAAACAATTTTGAATATTGATAAAATTGCAATAATTCTTTCTAAATATAGAAAGCAAACTATTACACCCATTGCTTTAAGTAATGAACTAAAAAATATAGATTTCCTTATTGCTTATAAAAAAGATATGGTTTCAATTTTGCACCCTGCTTTTAGCGAATACGTTTCTCAGAAACTTACAAGTTCCGGTGTTTCCTCCGGTATTCATATTGCAATTTCTGAAATCTATAATGAACTGTATGAAGTACACTTAAAAATTTACCATGTAGTTTGTGCTGGTGATGGGGAAAAGGTATATTCTGATTTGCCAAACGCAGAATTGAATGCTTATCTGTCTGGATTTATTCGTATTGCCCGTAAGTTGTTCACAGAGGACATTTTAATTTCTCGAAGAAAAGAAGAGCTATTCAGACTTGGTTATGCCCTGTATAATGCTGCGTTATTGAAAAGAGATCAGTTTGGGGAACTTGCAGGTTTAAACACATTATTACTTGCAGAAAAAATATTTGCGAAAGCGAAACGAAATGATTGGGTAAAGATTCTTAATTCAATTAAAGCTACTTTTCTTGTAAATTTAGGTCGCGGACGTGAAGCAATTGATATGCTCCAAAAACTTGCCACCCATTTTCACGATAAAGGATTAATTCACGAGGAAGCTGTAATTCATACAAATTTATCTTATGCGTATCAAAAATTGGGATTAATAGACAAAGTTGAATCCGAATGTCTAAAAGCAAAAGAACTTCATGAAACTATAGGTGATGATATTGGCGTGGCCGCATGTTTACAAAATATAAATATTGTTTATATGGCAACAAATAAATACGACAAAATTCTCAAAAATTGCAGGGAAATCCAAAGGTTTGCAAAAAAAATTGATAGTCCGAGGCTTGAAGCAGGTGCTCAAAACGGTCTGACTGCATATTATCGCCGAAAAAAACTTTATGATAAAGCGGAAGAAGCGGCCAGAAAATCTATTTCATTAGCAAAAGAGTTAAACGTTTTAGATTTGGTTGCTATAAACTATGGAAATTTAGGAAATGTTTTTAGAGACCAAGGTAAAATATCCGACGCGAAAGATTGTCATGAAAAAGTACTTGATATCGGCATTAAAATTAAGTCTAAATCTCATGTTGCACATGCAAAAGGAAGACTTGCTGAGGTTTGTGGAGATGAGGATGACGGAGGCTCTGCAATTAGATATGGGTATGAATCAATACAAATATGGAAAGAAATAGATAACGCCTATGAACTTGCATCCGAGAGTTGTAAACAAGCTGAAAGGATTCTTAAATTTGCTGGTTTTGATTGGAAAAAGTCTATTGCTCTTTATCAAGACTCAATTAAATATTATTTATCTGCTGGATTGAAAAAAGATGCTTTTAATTCTTATGGAGAATTGATTGATATTTGTAAAAAACATTTTGATAGGTTTCTTACTATAGAAAAAGTTAATGAAGCTTTGTTGTTGTTTTCTATGCCAGAATTTTCAGCTTTTGTGAATTCCATTTTGGAAGAGTTATTAAAATGGGATGATAAATTCCAGAAATGGTTAGATGTTAATTTTGTACTACAAAATTCGCTTAAGTGTATTTCTGAGAAATTATCCAAATCTGACTTATTCGGTTTAGTGAGAAACCTTACTGCAATTTTAAAGCTATTTGGTTCTAGTATTGAAAATAATTATCTAATATTAATAGAGCATTTGATTTCGATATACAAAAAAGAAAAATACGACCATTGCATTACAGCCATAGCAATAGCTATAGAACAAATTCCCATTAGCATAGGAGAAAAACATCTTACTTGCATTTTTGAAAAACTCAATGAAATAGATATAGCAATTTCTTTTAGGCATGGAAAATGGCTTGATGATCAGTGGTTAGTGTGCTTTGATGTACAGAATGCTCCAATTGTAGATATTCGTTCAGGTAATACAATAAATGAACGTATAGCAGCAGCATTAGTTGCTATTCTTACATTAAGATTAAAGAAAAATCTTGAGGAATTAATTAGTATTCATGGGTGGAAGAGACTCGGATTAATCTTTCAAACTCTTGATGAAAATGAATGTCGAAAGCATGATACTCCAATGCCTAATTTTGAAAAAGATTTTCCTATTGTGATTTCTGGATTTGTAAAAGATGAATATCGTGATGGAAAGTTTACACCTATTTTAGTAGGAAGTAATTATATCGCCAGTTCGGATCATAAAAAATATCCAGACAATAGAAATATAATATGCTTGATTCTGCAATTAATTAATGAGATTGTTGCACATTTTACACGTGACTCTTATTCAGAGAAAAAACTAAAAAAGTTTAGAAGGGCATCTATTCTTGAAGTTTTTGATGTTAGCTATGAACCTAAAAAAATAACTAAGTGA
- the rpsK gene encoding 30S ribosomal protein S11: MAKGKIRKNVAKAIVHIRSTFNNTMITITDTEGDTICRDSAGTVGFKGSRKSTPFAAQRAAEKCANAAKRSGVREVEVRVKGPGSGRESAVSALQAAGLRISSIEDITPIPHNGCRPPKRRRV, from the coding sequence ATGGCTAAAGGCAAAATAAGAAAGAATGTTGCAAAGGCGATAGTTCATATCAGATCGACCTTTAATAACACGATGATAACAATCACCGATACGGAAGGCGATACCATCTGCCGCGATTCAGCGGGTACAGTTGGTTTCAAAGGCTCGCGTAAAAGCACACCGTTCGCCGCTCAAAGAGCAGCGGAAAAATGTGCCAACGCCGCCAAACGTTCGGGTGTTCGTGAGGTCGAAGTCAGAGTCAAAGGTCCGGGCAGCGGCAGAGAATCAGCTGTTTCAGCTTTGCAGGCAGCCGGCTTGAGAATTTCTTCAATCGAAGACATTACTCCAATACCTCACAATGGCTGTCGTCCGCCAAAACGCAGAAGAGTTTAG
- a CDS encoding HIT family protein has product MDCIFCKIVAGLIPSVKIYEDKDVLAFLDIGPLSDGHTLVIPKRHYAKIHECPAELLGKIGAVLPKVAGAVFGAMNAEGYNVLCNNGRASGQLVEHIHFHIIPRTTGDGVFTQWPAKNYPAGKVEKIAEQIKTKL; this is encoded by the coding sequence ATGGATTGTATTTTTTGTAAAATTGTTGCAGGTCTAATTCCATCTGTGAAGATTTACGAAGATAAAGACGTGTTGGCATTTCTTGATATTGGTCCTTTAAGTGATGGCCATACGCTTGTAATACCGAAAAGGCATTACGCAAAAATTCACGAATGTCCCGCAGAATTGTTAGGGAAAATTGGTGCGGTTTTGCCGAAAGTTGCAGGTGCGGTATTTGGAGCGATGAACGCTGAAGGTTATAATGTATTGTGTAATAACGGCAGGGCATCCGGCCAGCTTGTTGAGCATATACATTTTCATATAATACCGAGAACTACCGGCGATGGCGTTTTTACGCAATGGCCTGCTAAAAACTATCCGGCTGGTAAAGTTGAGAAAATTGCGGAACAAATTAAAACCAAACTATAA
- the rpsD gene encoding 30S ribosomal protein S4 — translation MGRYLGSSCKLCRREGMKLFLKGIRCETSKCAVERCQKSLAPGMHGWRRGRATDYGVRLREKQKVKRFYGVGEAQFVGYFEKAQHTIGNSGEVLLTLLERRLDNVVYKLNFAPSRKAAKQIIAHGHILVNGKKTDVPSFLVSIGDKITIRNAERSKKRVRAQLDTNSNFTAQGWLQLDVKEPMATIVALPTRQDVQLAIEEQLVVEYCSK, via the coding sequence ATGGGTCGTTACTTAGGTTCATCCTGTAAATTATGCCGCCGCGAAGGTATGAAGTTGTTTCTTAAAGGCATTCGCTGCGAAACAAGTAAATGCGCAGTCGAAAGATGTCAGAAAAGTTTAGCTCCTGGTATGCACGGCTGGCGCCGCGGCAGGGCTACTGATTATGGCGTTCGTCTTCGTGAAAAGCAAAAAGTGAAAAGATTCTATGGCGTCGGTGAAGCACAATTTGTCGGCTACTTTGAAAAAGCTCAACATACTATCGGTAACTCTGGTGAGGTTTTGCTTACACTGCTTGAGAGAAGGCTTGATAACGTTGTTTATAAATTGAACTTCGCTCCTTCGAGAAAAGCTGCAAAGCAGATTATTGCTCACGGCCATATTTTGGTTAACGGCAAGAAAACTGATGTGCCAAGCTTTTTGGTGAGCATCGGCGATAAGATTACAATCAGAAATGCCGAAAGAAGCAAAAAGAGAGTCAGAGCACAGCTTGATACAAATTCCAATTTCACCGCGCAAGGCTGGCTCCAGCTTGATGTTAAAGAACCAATGGCGACAATCGTTGCTCTGCCGACAAGACAGGATGTACAGCTGGCAATCGAAGAGCAGTTAGTTGTCGAATATTGTTCTAAGTAA
- a CDS encoding DNA-directed RNA polymerase subunit alpha: protein MRITWRGMELPTRVELDKQVSTDGYGLFRIEPFEHGFGTTIGNSLRRVLLSSLEGAAVTNVKIVGADHEFATMSGLKEDMTEIILNVKKLVIKKTSPEARIVKISTDKAGVVTAGQIQCDPTIEIINKDHVIATLTDNIKFSMEMTVESGRGYSPANERLAAADRFEQEIGKVEIDAVYSPVVRVRYKTEDTRVGQKTNYDRLILEIWTDGSINPEMALVEAGKILRKHINPFVQYFELGDETVEETESGQVEEEKKVDEQLSEKLKMPIQELDLSVRANNCLEASHIESVYQLVKMTEADLLKLRSFGKTSLREIVRKLTDIGLSLGMTDVE from the coding sequence ATGAGAATAACCTGGAGAGGAATGGAACTTCCGACGCGTGTTGAACTTGATAAACAGGTTTCAACAGATGGCTATGGTCTTTTCCGCATCGAGCCGTTCGAGCATGGTTTCGGAACAACGATTGGAAACAGCTTAAGACGTGTTTTGCTGTCTTCGCTGGAAGGCGCTGCTGTAACAAATGTGAAAATCGTGGGCGCTGACCATGAATTCGCGACAATGTCCGGCCTTAAGGAAGACATGACGGAAATTATTCTTAATGTAAAAAAACTTGTCATTAAGAAAACCAGTCCTGAAGCAAGAATTGTGAAAATTAGCACGGATAAGGCAGGCGTTGTCACCGCAGGACAAATTCAGTGTGATCCAACTATTGAGATTATCAACAAAGATCATGTAATCGCGACTTTGACAGATAATATTAAATTCTCGATGGAAATGACGGTTGAAAGCGGCCGCGGATATTCGCCGGCAAACGAAAGACTGGCGGCAGCCGACAGATTTGAACAGGAAATCGGTAAAGTTGAAATTGACGCAGTTTATTCGCCGGTAGTTCGGGTTAGGTACAAAACTGAAGATACCCGCGTAGGTCAAAAGACGAACTATGACCGATTGATTCTTGAGATATGGACCGATGGTTCAATTAATCCGGAGATGGCTCTTGTCGAAGCAGGTAAAATACTTCGCAAACACATCAATCCGTTTGTTCAGTATTTTGAATTAGGCGATGAAACAGTTGAAGAAACTGAAAGCGGTCAGGTCGAAGAAGAAAAGAAAGTCGACGAGCAGCTTAGTGAAAAATTAAAAATGCCGATTCAGGAACTTGATTTATCCGTCAGGGCAAATAATTGTCTTGAAGCAAGCCATATTGAGTCAGTATATCAGCTTGTAAAAATGACTGAAGCTGATCTGCTTAAGCTTCGCAGCTTTGGCAAAACCAGTTTGCGTGAAATCGTTCGCAAACTCACCGATATAGGTTTGTCTCTTGGTATGACGGACGTTGAATAA
- a CDS encoding site-specific integrase: MGVIVRQKIRGPKMPWSIFICQNGKIRQKTIGDKKLADAMAIRLRRKLIQGELHLDNQNKSPEFSSYADSYIQSYAKTTTKQNTWKGYESIIRLHLNPVWRGKRLDEIKRSDVKQLLLQKQQNGVAPKTAKNIKALISGLFTHAVESEIILANPALRMGKFIEKTDCKKVMKFLTKEQVSTFLIAAQKEAPEYYPLLLCAFRTGMRLGELLGLAFEDIDFNANQITVRRSYTHGHFTSPKSHKTRYIDMSNQLHQTLYAHYSSLVQKFSGSLPRYELSEKFKPDNVIRLVFPNRTGEPLDGDNFRNRIFYKILDKADVPRIRFHDIRHTFASLLLQQGESLHYVKEQMGHASIQTTVDVYGHIVPGSNRQAVNKLDEAVPVIGISKAI, from the coding sequence ATGGGCGTTATTGTTAGACAAAAAATTCGAGGCCCTAAAATGCCGTGGTCAATTTTCATTTGCCAGAATGGAAAAATTAGACAGAAGACCATCGGCGATAAAAAGCTGGCAGATGCAATGGCAATTCGACTTCGCAGAAAACTCATACAGGGTGAATTACACTTGGATAATCAAAACAAATCGCCTGAGTTTTCCAGTTACGCTGACAGCTACATCCAGAGCTATGCTAAAACTACAACCAAGCAAAACACGTGGAAAGGCTACGAAAGCATAATCCGTCTGCACCTAAATCCTGTATGGAGAGGAAAACGGCTCGACGAGATAAAACGCTCAGATGTTAAACAGCTTCTATTACAAAAACAGCAAAATGGGGTCGCCCCTAAAACAGCAAAAAACATAAAAGCGCTAATATCCGGTCTTTTCACACACGCCGTTGAAAGTGAAATCATTTTAGCAAATCCTGCTTTACGGATGGGCAAATTCATAGAAAAAACCGACTGCAAAAAAGTTATGAAGTTCTTGACCAAAGAACAGGTTTCTACATTTCTTATAGCTGCCCAAAAAGAAGCTCCAGAGTATTATCCCCTTCTACTTTGTGCGTTTCGTACAGGAATGAGGCTTGGAGAGCTTTTAGGACTGGCTTTTGAAGATATTGACTTCAACGCAAACCAGATTACTGTAAGGCGTTCTTATACGCATGGACATTTTACCAGCCCAAAAAGTCATAAGACCCGCTATATTGATATGAGCAACCAATTACACCAAACTTTATATGCACACTACTCTTCTCTCGTTCAAAAATTTAGTGGGAGTTTGCCACGGTATGAGCTATCGGAAAAATTCAAACCGGATAATGTTATTAGGCTCGTTTTCCCTAATCGAACTGGTGAGCCTTTAGACGGCGATAACTTCCGAAATAGAATTTTCTATAAAATACTGGACAAAGCCGATGTACCGCGCATTCGATTTCACGACATCAGACACACCTTTGCAAGTCTGTTACTTCAACAGGGTGAATCGCTTCATTATGTTAAAGAGCAAATGGGACACGCCTCGATACAAACAACTGTTGATGTCTATGGTCATATCGTACCGGGTTCAAACAGGCAGGCTGTAAACAAACTTGATGAAGCGGTGCCGGTAATTGGGATTTCTAAAGCGATATAA